AGTTCGCAACGGTGAGCGACCCGTTCGTCCGGAACGTGATCGGTGACGATTCGGAGGCGCGGTACGCCGGCGAATCGCTGGAAACGCTCAGCGAGAAACGGACCCTGGCCATTGAGATTGGTCGGCAGTTGGCGCGCGCGTATCGCGATCAGAATCTTGGTGGCAAGGCGGCGGAAGTTGAAGGGGTCCTGGGCACCTTGTTCAAAGCCGAGTGACGTCGGGCAGGACCATCGACGCAGAACTCCTTGATGAGTCTCGAAGCAATCGGCGCGGCGACTTCGCCCCCGTGTCCCGCGTTTTCGACCGCCACCGCAATCGCGATCTTGGGGTTGACTGCGGGCGCGTACCCCACAAACCAGCTGTGGGTCAGGCTTCGACGGCCGTCTTCGGCACTCCCAGTCTTGCCGCAGTATTGGAATCCCGGGATCTTGCTTCCTCGTGCGGTGCCAGTCTCCACAACCGCCAGAGCGGCGGACTGGAGTTGGTCCCAAAACGTATCTGGTAAGTCAATCCGCTGGAGCACTTGCGGCGAGACCCGGTCGGCGCTGGTCTGTCCATACTGCTGGATCGCTCGCACGACGTGCGGTTTGTAGACAATCCCGCGGTTCGCAACCGTCGCCACGAGGTTCGCCATCTGCATCGGCGTCATGGAAACCGCGTCTTGGCCGATCCCGAATTGGACCAGGTTGCCGCGGTAATAGCGCCCCTCACGGTTCTTTTGGACCCACGCCTCCGTGGGGATGATGCTTCTTCCCTCTTCGCGTAGGTCGATCCCCTGCATTGGGCCCAGATGCAGAAGCTCACATGCTTTGCGCAGGCCGTCCACTCCCACTCGGTTCGCCAGATCGCAAAAGTAGGTGTTGCACGACTTTTCGAACGCTCGATGGAACGTGATCGACCCGTGGGTGCCCAAGCACTTCAGCGGTCGTCCCTTGCCGAACGAGTAGAAGCCAGGGCAGTACGCCGGACGATTCGGATCAAACTTGCCAGTAAGAGCGGCCGCGATCGCGGTGACGATCTTGAACGTCGAGCCGGGCTGGTAGGTCGCCTGCGTCGCGCGGTTGAAGCTCGGACGATCCTCATTCTGATACAGATACTGGCTCTCTGCGGTGGTGAGACCATCGAGGAACATGCTCGGGTTGAAGCTGGGCGAGCTCACCATGCAAAGCACTTCGCCAGTATTCGGGTCGAGCGCTATTGCCGAACCTTTGCGACCGGAGAGCAACTCAGTTGCGAGCTGCTGTAGCCGACCGTCAATACCGAGCACGAGCTTGGAACCGGGGGTCGGCTCAGAGCGCTTCGAGATCTTCCGATCCTGACCTTTGCGCGGCGCATCCAGTTCGTCCTGCCCCGGCGTCCCCATCAGGTCAAGCTCGTGCGAGTACTCCACGCCGCTTTTGCCTACGAACATCCCGGGTTTAGCGTCGGCCGCTTTGAGCCGCTCCACGTCTTTCTCGTCCGGCGGACGGACAAAGCCGAGCACGTGGCTCATCCCCGCACCGCCGGGGTAGATCCGCAGAGGCTGGGAATCGACACCGAAACCGGGCAAATCGACGCTGCTCTCGGCGATCTTGGTCGCGGCGACGATATCCACGCCCGTGGCCACCGGGACGGGCAAGATTCCCCGCCACTTCTCGGATTCGATCTTGGCTTTGAGCTCGGCGGGGGGGATGCCAATCAACTGGGCCACCCGCTGAATGACCTTCGCATCACGCAGGGCGATGCGCGGCTGAGCCGTCACGACGAGTTCAGCTTTCACCCCGGCGACGATGGTGCCATCGCGGTCAACGATGAGTCCTCGGGGTGCGGGAGTCTCGATCCGCTGCCGCCCCAACTGCTCCGCACGCTCAATGAGAGCGGGTGACTTGACGACTTGGATGTACCAAAGGCGCAAGAATAGGCCAAGAATCCCGATGAACGGAAGCGAGATGAGCAGCATGACGCGCGCATCCATGGTTTGGCCTCTCTCTTCGTGGATTACGGACATCTCAGGGGTTCTTCAGCTCCCGCCAAACTCGCTTCAGCCGTGACACAAGAGGCGAATCGTGAGTACGCGTCGCCTGGGTTTTGACCGGGGCACGTTTCGCCCCGGTTAGTTGCTTCGGAGGGACGATGACCTGAATGTACCAGAGGCGCGCAAAGACCGTAAGCAAGCCGAAACACGGCACCAGAAAAAGCATCCAGGTGCGGAAATCCGTGTTCATGGGGCGGGGCTTTCTTCGCTCGGGCATATGCTGCCTCCAGGCACAGAAGTATTAACTCGATTGACCAGGCAATCGTTTCATCCGCCGTGCTTTCTGCACGTCGATTTCGGCTCGCGGCCCCGACGGTACGTCCGGGGAGTCTTCTCCGGACACGCTGCGCTCGCCAGTTGACCCGTATCCGCGCATACCATCACCGTGATGGTTCCTCGCTCCTCCTCGGGCGGTTTTGCAGCCGGGGGTGTTTGCCGCGGAGTCGTTTTGGGACCTGGCTCTGGCTTCGTCGCCGGGGGTTCCATCCCGCCTTGAGAACCGTCGTCATTGGGAGTCGTTCGCTCACCGGGAGGTGTGTCCGCGGGCTGGATCGGCGGTGCCTGCTCTGGCGAGCCTGCCGGGTCTCCGTTGCGATTCTCATCTGGATTCGGCTCGGTGTTGACAGGGGGATTCTCGTCTCTGGTGTTCGGGGTCTCGGCCTTCCACCCATCGATGGCGGGAGCGTTGTGCGAAGTTCCCCGCTCACCGTACTTGCGCTGCGCGCGCGCGACGATGTCGGTCCACATCTGCACCGTATGGGTACCGCCAAATACGTTGCTGGACATCTCCTCGTACTTCGGCACGATGATCCCGCCAGGGCGCTTTTCAAGGATCTCGTTGGCGATCCAGCCCACGCCAAGGAACTTGTCCGTGTAGCCCACGAACCATGCATCCCGGTTGTCGCTCGTAGTGCCGGTCTTTCCGCGCGCGTTGGTGATTCCGGACGCGGCCTTCGCCGTGCCAGAGGTGACCACCGAGCGCATGTAGCTGTCGAGCAGGTCTGCGACGTCGGCCTTTAGCTTGCCCCGCGTGATCCGACCGCGATTCGACACCAAGATGTCGCCGTCCGGGCCGGTGATCTGGGAGATTCCAAACGGCTCGAACTGCCCACCGCTGAGCATGAACGTGCTGTAGCCCCGCGCCATCTCGATCGGGCTCACCTCACTCGCTCCGAGCGCGCTGCTCAGGTACGGGTAGATCTCGTGCTCGAAACCAAACGTTCGGCGACAGCGGCTAGAAAAGTCGGCGAGGCCACGGGACCTCCCGTAGCGATACAACGCGTCCACTGCGGGCACGTTGATCGAAAACGAAATCGCGGTCCGCAAGTCCACGCTTCCTCCGTACCGGCCAGTCGAGTTGCGAGGCGAGTAGGGCGGCTGCCCCGAAAGTCTGAAGACTTGTTGCGCGTTGGTAAGCGCACTGTTCGGGCTCAGGATTCGCTGTTCAAGCGCAAGCGCGTAGACGAAAGGCTTGAAGGACGACCCCGGCTGCCGCTTCCCTTGCGAGCAGACGTTGAACTGATTTCGGTTGTAGTCGCAGCCTCCGACCATCGCAAGGATCTCCCCATCGCGATTCAGGAGCAAGAACGAGCCGGTGGTCACCCGTGACCGGCGGTACCGATCGACGATCGTCTTCACCCGGTCCTCTGCCGCGTCTTGGAGCGAGGCGTCCAGCGTGGTCCGGATCTTGTAACCGCCTTGGTCAATATGCAGATCGGGATAGCTACGCTCAATCGTCTTTAGCACGTAATCAACGAAATACGGTGCGACCTTCTTGGTGCGCAGCCCAGGCGACGGCTTGCGCTTGTTAAGCACGAGTTGCTCATTTTTTGCGGCCTGGTACTGCGCCTCCGTGATCATCTTCTCATCGCGCATGATCACCAGGACCGCGTCTCGATTGTGCAGGGCCACCTTAGGGTTCGCGATCGGGTTCTCGAAGCTGGGTCGTCGAACGCAGCGTGCCAGCGTCGCCGCTTCGGCGATCGTCAGTTCGTCGAGATCCTTGTCGAAGTACGTCTCGGCTGCCTTCTTGATGCCGTAAGACCAAGATCCGTAGTACACCTGGTTCAGATAGAACTCGAGGATGAACTCCTTGGTGTGGTGCTTTTCGATCTCAACCGCCAGGGCCATATCTTGCAGCTTGCGTTCGATGGTCTGCTTGGGGCTGGTGTAGACCCGCTTGGCGACCTGCATCGTGAGGGTGCTTGCTCCGCCTTCGATGCTACGCTCACGGGCATTGGTGACGGCTTGCCGCACAAGCGACCACGGGTCGATACCGCTGTGTGAATAGAACCGCTTGTCCTCTGCGGCCAGCGTCGCGTCCTGGACAATTTTGGGGACGTCTTTGAGCGCGACCCATTCGCGGTTCTCGCCGACCATGCTGAAGAGGACCTTCCCGTCGCGGCTCAGGATCTCGGTCGGAGCGATGTCGATCTTGTCCTTGACCGAACTGAGCGTCACCGCGAGGGGCTCGGCCTCTTTGAGCTTCATGCCCCAGACGTACGAGCCAGCCAAGACGCCTACCGATGCAAAAATGAAGAGCACCAAGGCCGTAATCTTCAGCCGGTGCAACCATTTTCGCCGAGGCTTGCGCGCCGGACGTGCAGAGGCCTTTAGTGCGTTACCCTTGGTGGACACGATGCTCGTTCAGTATAACGCACAGGGTTCGAGAGTCGTGCCCGTGCTTCAGACTGATCTCCAAGAGGTTTAGACGTGAAGCGGGGCCTAGTTGCATGCAGCTTAGGCGAAAATCCCATGGTGCGCGCCAAACTAGAGGGACCCATGCGACCCATCTCCCGCAAATTTGACTCCCTAGCCCAAGCGGGTGAGAAGGCGTTAGTGACCTTCGTCACTGCGGGCGACCCGTCCCTGGACCAACTCCCGGCGATCCTGGACACTCTTTGCGAGGCAGGCTCGGACATTATCGAATTGGGAATCCCCTTCAGCGATCCGATCGCCGACGGCCCTACCATTCAGGCAAGTAGCCAACGTGCACTGGATCGCGGAGTCCGGCCGATGGCGGTCCTGGAGGCCCTCTCACGATGGCAAAACCCTGGGGCGCCGATTGTGCTCATGGGCTACTACAACCCCGTGCTTCACGCCGGGATCGAGCGGTTCGCTCAGGCAATTCGTGATGCTGGCGCATCGGGCACGATCATCAGCGACCTCACGCCCGAGGAGTCGGACGCCTGGATTGCAACGAGCGAGGCGTGCGAGCTGGACCATATTTACCTGGCCGCACCGACGAGCACCGAGGCGAGGCTCGCGATGGTCGCCAAGTGTTCGAGCGGATTTCTCTATGCCGTGTCGAGAACGGGTGTCACCGGCGTGGGTTCGAAGTTCTCGGACCAGGTCGGTGACCTCGTGCTACGGTGCAAGGCCCATACCAATATCCCCATTTGTGTTGGATTCGGAATCAGCAAGCCGGAGCATGTGCACGCGGTGTGCGAGCAAGCTGATGGTGCGGTGGTGGGCTCTTCACTGGTAGATTTGCTGGCGAGCGAATGGGATTCGGGCCGAGGCGCATCGACGATTCGTGAGTTCGTTCGTGGTTTGAAGGCTGGTACCCGACCATAATAGAGGTGGGGAGATGAAGACTCGACGGCTCTGGCACGGGATCGCAACTGCCTCCGCGTTCGCGATGGCGCTGTGTTGCGCTGCCCAGACCGAGCAACCGCTGGCCTCCAGTTCGAGCGCTTCCACCGAGATCGGCGTCCCCATCGCCGGGTTCTCAGAGACGATGGTCACTTACGCGCGCGAAGTCCTCGTCCGGATCAACCAGATCCGGTCCGAGGAGAAGCTCAAGCCCGTTCGACTGAACTGGAAACTCGCCGAAGCATCGCTTTGGCATGCGAAGGACATGGCGTCCAAGGGCTACTTCGACCACAAGGACTCACTCGGACGCACCTCCAAGGATCGTATTGAAGCGCTCGGCATCAAGGATTGGAAGGTGATCGCGCAGAACATCGCGGGCGGCGCGGCCGATCCGGCCACAGTGGTGAAGATGTGGATGGACAGTCCCGGGCACCGCAAGAACATCTTGCGGCCGGACGTGACCGAGATGGGGATCGGGTACTACTTCGACCCCGATAGCAAGTATCTGAAGTACTGGGTTCAGGACTTCCTCGGACGTTAGGCGACGCTTGTCACCGGCTTCAGCTCGATCGGAGCGGCTTCGTAATTGTCCGTCTTCAGTTCTTCACCGGTCGCTTCCGCTTGGAGCACGGCCTTGAGACTTGCAATCGCGACTTCCAGGTGCTTCTGTTCCGGCTCAAGCGTGGTCAGAAACTGCTGGCTCCACAGGCCGGGGGCAAACGCAATCGTGATGATCCGCTTGGATCGGAACCGCCCTGCCAGGCGCAAGAGCTCGTAGCTAACACCGGCGATGAGCGGCACGATACAAAGTTCAATAAGCACGCGAACGGTGGTGTCGGCGAGCAGGTTGCCTGGAGCACCCGTCACCGGATAGCGGGGGACGAGCGGCAGGAACAGAAAGCTCACGATGAGGACGATGACGGCGAAGCTGGTTCCGCATCGCGGGTGCAATCGCGTGATCTTCGTCGCGTTCTCCAGGTTCAGTTCTTCCCCTGCCTCAATGACGTTGATCGCCTTATGCTCGGCCCCGTGGTATCGAAAGACGTCTTTGATAGCGGCCATGCGGCCGATAAGCCACAAGTAAGCTAGGAAGATAACGACCTTGGCGCATTCGGCAATGAAGTTGGTCGCCGTGCCTTGCTTATCGCCGGTCCAACGGCTGGAGAACTGCGCAACCAAGTTGGGAACGTACTGAAAGAGCATGATGCCCATCCCCAAGCCAACAACCAGCGCGCCGATGATTGAGGCACTCTGGATAGCGGTGCTTGTAGGCGCAGGCTGTGGCAGTCCTTCGGCTGGAACCGCCTTGGCGGCAGGCGTCGGAGTGCTGGCATTGGCGGAAGGTGTCGAGGCTAGAGCCTCAGGCTCAGGTGAAGCCAGTTCCGGGCGCATCTGAACGTCCCCGGCAAATCGCATCGACTTGATGCCAAGCGCCATGCCATCGAGGATTGCGAGCGTGCCCCGCAGAAACGGAAGTTTGAGCCACTTCTGCCGACCGACCCAGGTCTTGGCGAGCTCTTCGGTGTGCACCACGATGTTCCCGTTCGGGGCCCGACAGGCCACCGCGAAGTAATGCGGAGAGCGCATCATCACTCCATCGATGACGGCTTGACCGCCGAACTGTAAATACTCCGCATCTGGCATAGGCGTTGGAAGTGTACCTAGGGTGAGTTTCGGCTCTTCTCCGGGATGTTTTCACAGAAGTCCCGCCAGATCACTGGGACTTTCGTGAACATTGCCGAAGATGAGGCGTCTAGAATAGAGCATTCCTTGGAGGGAAACAATGAAGACCATCGACATGAAGTCGAATGGCCTTGTGCTCACCGAAGAGGAGGCGTTCGCGCTGCTGAACCTGGCATTGACCAGTCCGCAGAAGCTCGACGCAACTTCGGAAGAGGCCATTCATAAACTGGCTGCGTTCTGTTCGCAATCATCTCATAAGTCTCTGCAGCCAGCGGGTGAGCTGGAACGGGCGGTCTGATTCTCAGATCGCCTTGTTCGTTTCTGGAGCAAAAAAAGGCCCGCGTAGTGAAAGCCACGCGGGGGGAGATAGGAGTTGGTTGTATTGATTGCTACAGGCACGCTGAGCGGCCATCCCGCAGGTGTGGCAGGAAAGCCAGAAAGAGACGGCCACTCAACGTTTCCGGTTTATGATTTCAAAGAGAGCCCACAGAGGGCCGCGACTCACTGCATTGTTTCGCCGCGGCCTGGGGATGCATCGATTAGGCAGCCGCGAGCTGGTACTCTTCCTCGCCTTCGAGGACTTGCTGCAGTCGGAGGCCGATGATGTACTCGACCTCGGTTTGGGTCCGGGCAACACAGACGTACTTGGTTGCGCCACGCAGACGGCAATAGACCTGCGCCACGTGAAATGCCTCTAGGACACCCTCATCCACTCGGTTCGCCTTTGAATAGTCGAGTTTGTAGGTGAACGGTCGCTGAGGGACGGCCCCCAGTTCGTGAACAATCGCATCGGCGAAGACTTGCGCCTCGCCAACCGTGACATTTCCGCCGAGGCTTGCCTCGAGTGTGTTTTCCTCTTCGTTCCAATTAACGATATACATGGATTCTTTAGTCCCCGTCGGGAGCCAGATGAGCTTCCGATGGGTGGATTGTTCCCTGCTCCCTCGCCGCGCACGTTAGTCGAATTACGGGTGTCGATTGAACTCAAGCACCGTTTCCAGCTAGACCGTTTGCTGGCCCGTAAGGTGTCTAGCTGGAGGGTTGTACGGGGGCCTTTTGAACCTAAATCGGCAAGCTATCCCCGGCATTCGACGGGCTGCATGGAGTGCCTCGGCGCGGGAACCGTAGGGGCAAAGAGATCGTCGGCCCGTTGATGCGTTCGGCTCTCGCAGGGTATCTTCTATCCCTACGCGCTCGTAGCTCAGTGGATAGAGCATCAGCTTGCGGAGCTGGGGGTCGGAGGTTCGAGTCCTCTCGAGCGCGCCACTTTCCCTCACCTTTACAGAGTCAAGACAGAACTCCACAACAGGGGTCATTAATCTTGGACCACGCCTGCGACAGTGGTGCTTGAGCAGAAATCGCCTCCGCCGTCCAAGCATGTTCCAGCGACTTCGAACAACTGTTCGACCGGATTTTAGAACCGCAGACCCAATAGGCGCCGATTGGACCTTGGTGCTCCCGTTGAAACGTGACGTCCGGCATCACCTGTCCAGTTCGGATTGGGCCGGTCCCTGTATTTTTGCTCTTTTTGGTCCCAGGGCTGCAACTTTTGGCGATTCCGACCTATTCTAATGAATACGGTCTACCGAACGTGCCGAGTTTTCTTCGAGACCGCAGGCACGGGGGTAGGCAGCATTCCGCTCGAATGTAGATTCGAGTTCTTAAAAACGAGCGACTTCGGTCGCCGGGACGCAGCCAATGCGTCCAAGAAAGGATTGGCGAGGGTGCCCTGAGAAACAGGGGTGCCCTCCAGCCAAGGAAAATTGCCTTCAGGTAAATCTCCCCTCGTGAACCCTCATGACCGCTTGAACGCGGACATCACCGGTTGCCAAGCTTGTCCGCGGCTCCGGGCATGGTGCGTCCAGGTGGCCGCTGAGAAGCGTGCCTCTTTTCGGGATGACGACTACTGGGGATTGCCCGTGCCAAACTTTGGGGACCCCGATGCCACGCTGCTCATCGTCGGGCTTGCCCCCGCGGCGCACGGCGCAAACCGGACCGGACGGATGTTCACCGGCGATCGGAGTGGGGACTGGCTGTACCGCAGTCTGCACGCGATCGGCGCGGCCAACCAGCCTCACGCGACGGATCGCGGCGACGGCCTGGCCCTTAGGGGCGCACTGATCACGGCGGTGAACCACTGCGCGCCGCCGGGCAACAAACCCACCCCGGAGGAGATGGATGCGTGCTCAGTACATTTGCAGCGGACGCTCGCGCTCCGACCATGGCGAGCAGTGCTTTGCCTCGGAGGCATTGCTTGGGATCGATTCCACAAGACCCTTGGTGAGAAGCCTCAGATGAAATTCGGCCACGGGGTCGAATCGACCTCCGTGACCGGATTGAGAGTCTTTGGGTGCTACCACCCCAGTCAGCAGAACACCTTTACAGGCCGGTTGACGCAGCCGATGCTGGAACAGGTGCTGGCGCGGTGGTGGGCATGCCGTTGATTAGGTAGTCCCGCTCGACCACGAACTTCATAAGCTGGCCATTGCGAGAGACGGTGATATTGACCTTGGTGCCTTTTTGGCCCTCCATCATGTTCGCGAGCTTCTTGAACGAAAGTCCGCTCGGGTCCTCGCCATCAACGCTTAGAAGACTATCCCCTGCCTTCAGCCCCGCCTTGGACGCCGGGCTATTTGGCACCACGCGGAAGATCATCGTGCGCTCCATCTCCTCATAGTAGGCAGCCAGGATTCCCGTCTCGGCGATGGGCTTGCTCCCCGGGTCCTCGGTGTATCGCTCCAGCCAGACGTAGCGGCGCTCCATATCGAACGTGATGTTGAAGTTCTTGAGGAAGCCGAAGCCCACCGTGCCCGCGCTCTCGGCGGAGCTGCTGGGCAAGTCGATGATCGACCAGACACTCTCTTTGACCGGAACGCCAAAGATCTTCATGTCCTTCATGTACATGTACCAACTATCCACCGTTCCCGATGCCACGCCCGACTGCTTCATGAACTTTGGTGCGTCACCGATTTTCCAAATCCCCGCGTCCTCAAGGACGTCCTTGTGGGTGGTTGCATAAAACGCGTTCCCGGTGTCGAGCGCGAGTGTGAATCTCTTTCCAGTTGGTGCCTCCACGCGTAATTCGATTGAGTTGTTGCCCGTGGGGAGCATTTTCAGCAAAAAGGTCTTGACGTTGTCGGGCTTGCGCTTGCTGATGTCGTATGAATCCGGATAGAAAATGAACTTGCTCTTCTCGAAGTTGATTTCGGTTGTCAGGTGGCTAATGGTTTCGAGCCCCATGATCCCGTCGCAGTGGACGCCATAGTTCTCGCTCATGTTTCCCTGGTCCTGCTGCACCGCGGTGAAGCCCTTGGTATCGATTTTCATCGCGCCGAGGGAGAGCGTCTTGATCGGCACGGTGGGGGCCTCGAATTGTCCGACGAAGTCCCGCAGTGTTATGGATCCGGTCGGCTTTCCAATGTTCACCGATGGGCTGATGACGACGACACCTGAGAAGCCCGTATCGAACATGAAACTGCATTTCTGGCCGTTCACGAGCGCCTCGACGACCATAGCCTCTTCGGTCTTGATGAACGGGTGTTCGACAGGAGCGACCGGTCCGGCAGCAATGAGCAGACTAAGAAGTGTGGCTTGAATCATGTTCTAATTACTCTTACGCGCAGTGACCATGTAGATAGGCAACACCATCCACTGCATACCGCAGATCGTACACAGTATTGACGGTACGAGCCAGATGAAGTTTCCCCGCCGATCGACCAAGTCCATGATTGTCCAGAAGATTGTGCCGATCGTGAGGAAAAGAGACAAGAGACTCACCCAACCCGGCATCACGCTGCTCATGCGCTCGGACAGCTCTTTAGTTTTGTCCTGATTCTGAGCATTTGCCATCAACTCGGAGAAATAGGGGAGTAGCACCGTAACTGAATAGGCGAACACACACGCTGAGAGAAGGACCAACAGCCAACCGGCTGCGGTCCACAGACCGGCGTTCTTTGTAAGGAATGGCAAGGTGTGGACCGATCTGCTCTCATATCCCGCACGAGGCATGCTCTGGGGCGGAGCCGCCATCCCTCCATAAGGGACACCGGGGGGAGGAGCCATGGCGGGCTGGGAATGGGCCGCGGCACGCCGCTCCTCATCGATCAGCCGCATCAGGTCCTGTGCGCTGTTCATCCCGCTATCGATCTGCAGGGCCTCACGAGCGAGCGAGTACGCCGAGTCCCGATCTCCCTGCTGATACAGGTGCGTCGCGAAGTTGTACCGCGCCTTGGCGTTCTGCAGGTCTGCATTGACGGCAACCTGGAACGCCCCGGTGGCCTCGGCCGATCGGCCAAGCTGAGCGAGCGCAATGCCACGAATCGTGTGCGCCTGCGACGACTTCTGAGATTCGGTGAGCGCCCCGTCTGCAGCACGCAAAGCGTCTTCAAACCGGTGTTCGCCCAACGCCTGAGTCGCTTCTTGGATGAGCTGATCGTACTTTTCGGACATAGAATTTTGCCTTCTGTGCCAGAGTATGAAGCTTACGCTCATTCGGCGTCAAATCGGTTCGAACGGAATAGCTGGCATTCATTTCGGATCTGTCGTTATACTGGGACCCAAAATGCGTTCCGTGCGCATATCGGAGGGATACGGGTTATGAATTCAAAACTGTGGTTGATTTCTGGTTTGGCTACCTTGGCGGTTGCAATGACTGGCCTCAGCGGATGCAAGAAGGCGGAAGACTCCGCGGCGACGGGTGGGACGCAGGCGGGCTCCACCGCGCCAGCAGACACCGTTCGACCGGCTCCTACCGCAGAGGGCAACAAGATGGCTGGCGAAACGATCAAGCTCGGCTGCGTGGCAAGCTTGACTGGCGATCAGAAGCCTTGGGGCGACGACAGCGCCAAAGGTGCCAAGCTCGCGGTTGATGAACTGAATGCCGCGGGAGGCATTGGCGGTAAGAAGATTGAGTTGCTGACCGAAGACTCCGCCAGCAAGCCGGACCCAGCCAAGACCGCCGCCGAGAAGCTCATTTCCGATGGCGTGCTGGCCATCGTCGGAGAAGTCGCGAGCGGCCACACGGAGCTGATCGCACGCACCGCGTACGAGAAGGGCGTCCCCGTCGTCTCTATCGGTTCGACGAAGACGACTATCACCGACATCGGCACGAACGTTTTCCGCGTCTGCTACACGGACGATTTCCAAGGGCCGGTTATGGCTCAGTTTGCTTATGACGAACAAGGTATGCGCGAGATGGCGATCATCACGGACCGCAAGGCTCCGTACTCGCAGGGTCTCAGTGCAAGCTTCAAGACGAAGTTCGAGAGCTTGGGTGGCAAGATCGTCGCCGAGCAGGCCTACCAGACCGGCGAAACCCAGTTCCAGGGCATCTTGAGCGAGATCAAAGCGAAGAATCCGCAGGGCATCTTCTTGAGCGGCTATTTCCCTGAAGTCGGCCCGATCGCTTCGCAGGCTCGACAGGCTGGTATCACTGCAAAGTTCTTTGGTGGCGACGGTTGGGACTCCCCAACAATCCTACAGTCTGGCGGTGATGCGATCCTCGGCGGATTCTTGTGCAACCACTACAACAACAAGGAAGATCGACCGGAGGTCGGCAACTTCCTCACCAAGTACAAGGCGATCAGCGGCGGCAAGGAACCCGGCACCACCATGGCTGCGCTGGGCTATGATGCGGCTCTGGTCGTGATCGACGCTCTGAAGCGACTCGCCGCCGCGCAGAAAGAGTTCAACAGCAAGAACTTGATCGAGGAGATCGAAAACACGGTGAACATGGCAGGCGTCAGCGGCAACATCACGCTCAAGGGCATGAAGGGTAATCCTCCCAAGCGCGCACTCGTCGTCGAAGTGAGACCGATGGCCGAGGGATTCCAGGTGTTCCGCAAGGCTTACGAGTACGCGGACGTGATGAAGTAAATGGTGCTCGGCTCCGGGCTTTTGGCAGCGTTTGAACTCCAAACGCTGCCAGAACAGTTGGTGAACGGCCTGCAGTACGGTGCGGTCTACGCGCTAATGGCGCTGGGCTACACGATGGTCTACGGTGTGCTGCGGCTCATCAACTTCGCGCATGGCGAAATCTACATGCTCGGAGCCTACACCGCTCTCTTCGTCTCCTGGGCGTTCGGGTTCAGCCCTGCACAAGAACTCGGTACCCAAACCAACGTCTGGATTATCATCGCCATGCTCGCGGCGAGCATGGCCGTCTCCGCACTCTTCGGCGTGATCATTGAGCGATTCGCGTATCGACCCATGCGCAGTCAGCCACGCATTGCCGCGCTCATCACGGCCATTGGCGTCTCGCTGTTGCTGCAATACGGTGGTCAGCTCTTCTTGCCCAATTCTC
The sequence above is drawn from the Chthonomonas sp. genome and encodes:
- a CDS encoding transglycosylase domain-containing protein; this encodes MSTKGNALKASARPARKPRRKWLHRLKITALVLFIFASVGVLAGSYVWGMKLKEAEPLAVTLSSVKDKIDIAPTEILSRDGKVLFSMVGENREWVALKDVPKIVQDATLAAEDKRFYSHSGIDPWSLVRQAVTNARERSIEGGASTLTMQVAKRVYTSPKQTIERKLQDMALAVEIEKHHTKEFILEFYLNQVYYGSWSYGIKKAAETYFDKDLDELTIAEAATLARCVRRPSFENPIANPKVALHNRDAVLVIMRDEKMITEAQYQAAKNEQLVLNKRKPSPGLRTKKVAPYFVDYVLKTIERSYPDLHIDQGGYKIRTTLDASLQDAAEDRVKTIVDRYRRSRVTTGSFLLLNRDGEILAMVGGCDYNRNQFNVCSQGKRQPGSSFKPFVYALALEQRILSPNSALTNAQQVFRLSGQPPYSPRNSTGRYGGSVDLRTAISFSINVPAVDALYRYGRSRGLADFSSRCRRTFGFEHEIYPYLSSALGASEVSPIEMARGYSTFMLSGGQFEPFGISQITGPDGDILVSNRGRITRGKLKADVADLLDSYMRSVVTSGTAKAASGITNARGKTGTTSDNRDAWFVGYTDKFLGVGWIANEILEKRPGGIIVPKYEEMSSNVFGGTHTVQMWTDIVARAQRKYGERGTSHNAPAIDGWKAETPNTRDENPPVNTEPNPDENRNGDPAGSPEQAPPIQPADTPPGERTTPNDDGSQGGMEPPATKPEPGPKTTPRQTPPAAKPPEEERGTITVMVCADTGQLASAACPEKTPRTYRRGREPKSTCRKHGG
- a CDS encoding tryptophan synthase subunit alpha, which codes for MRPISRKFDSLAQAGEKALVTFVTAGDPSLDQLPAILDTLCEAGSDIIELGIPFSDPIADGPTIQASSQRALDRGVRPMAVLEALSRWQNPGAPIVLMGYYNPVLHAGIERFAQAIRDAGASGTIISDLTPEESDAWIATSEACELDHIYLAAPTSTEARLAMVAKCSSGFLYAVSRTGVTGVGSKFSDQVGDLVLRCKAHTNIPICVGFGISKPEHVHAVCEQADGAVVGSSLVDLLASEWDSGRGASTIREFVRGLKAGTRP
- a CDS encoding DUF1385 domain-containing protein, which gives rise to MPDAEYLQFGGQAVIDGVMMRSPHYFAVACRAPNGNIVVHTEELAKTWVGRQKWLKLPFLRGTLAILDGMALGIKSMRFAGDVQMRPELASPEPEALASTPSANASTPTPAAKAVPAEGLPQPAPTSTAIQSASIIGALVVGLGMGIMLFQYVPNLVAQFSSRWTGDKQGTATNFIAECAKVVIFLAYLWLIGRMAAIKDVFRYHGAEHKAINVIEAGEELNLENATKITRLHPRCGTSFAVIVLIVSFLFLPLVPRYPVTGAPGNLLADTTVRVLIELCIVPLIAGVSYELLRLAGRFRSKRIITIAFAPGLWSQQFLTTLEPEQKHLEVAIASLKAVLQAEATGEELKTDNYEAAPIELKPVTSVA
- the mrdA gene encoding penicillin-binding protein 2, with protein sequence MSVIHEERGQTMDARVMLLISLPFIGILGLFLRLWYIQVVKSPALIERAEQLGRQRIETPAPRGLIVDRDGTIVAGVKAELVVTAQPRIALRDAKVIQRVAQLIGIPPAELKAKIESEKWRGILPVPVATGVDIVAATKIAESSVDLPGFGVDSQPLRIYPGGAGMSHVLGFVRPPDEKDVERLKAADAKPGMFVGKSGVEYSHELDLMGTPGQDELDAPRKGQDRKISKRSEPTPGSKLVLGIDGRLQQLATELLSGRKGSAIALDPNTGEVLCMVSSPSFNPSMFLDGLTTAESQYLYQNEDRPSFNRATQATYQPGSTFKIVTAIAAALTGKFDPNRPAYCPGFYSFGKGRPLKCLGTHGSITFHRAFEKSCNTYFCDLANRVGVDGLRKACELLHLGPMQGIDLREEGRSIIPTEAWVQKNREGRYYRGNLVQFGIGQDAVSMTPMQMANLVATVANRGIVYKPHVVRAIQQYGQTSADRVSPQVLQRIDLPDTFWDQLQSAALAVVETGTARGSKIPGFQYCGKTGSAEDGRRSLTHSWFVGYAPAVNPKIAIAVAVENAGHGGEVAAPIASRLIKEFCVDGPARRHSALNKVPRTPSTSAALPPRF
- a CDS encoding CAP domain-containing protein — protein: MKTRRLWHGIATASAFAMALCCAAQTEQPLASSSSASTEIGVPIAGFSETMVTYAREVLVRINQIRSEEKLKPVRLNWKLAEASLWHAKDMASKGYFDHKDSLGRTSKDRIEALGIKDWKVIAQNIAGGAADPATVVKMWMDSPGHRKNILRPDVTEMGIGYYFDPDSKYLKYWVQDFLGR